A stretch of Triticum aestivum cultivar Chinese Spring chromosome 1D, IWGSC CS RefSeq v2.1, whole genome shotgun sequence DNA encodes these proteins:
- the LOC123180217 gene encoding importin subunit beta-1, translating to MDITQILLAAQSPDGNLRSVAESSLKLFQEQNLPRFLLSLSVELSNDGRPPESRRLAGIILKNTLDAKDCSRKELLGQQWVSLDLSIKSRIKESLLLTLGSSVPDARQASSQVIAKVASIEMPRREWPDLIAKLLGNMTQQGASAPLKQATLEALGYVCEEISPEHLEQDQVNAVLTAVVQGMNQAELSVEVRLAAVKALYNALYFADSNFANDMERNYIMKVICETAVSNEVEIRQAAFECLVAIASIYYMHLEPYMQTVFNLTSNAVKGDEESVALQAIEFWSTVCDEEIQLQEEYEGYDNADSSANFRFIEKALPSLVPMLLETLLKQEEDQEQDDNVWNISMSSGTCLGLIAKAVGDAIVPLVMPFVEANITNPDWHCREAATFAFGSILDGPSLPKLAPLVHAGLDFLLNAMKDPNSQVKDTTAWTLGRVFEFLHSPTSVNPIVTSGNLTRIMTVLLESSKDAPNVAEKVCGAIYFLAQGYENTADSISSVLTPYLPSVITTLLSAPDCADATHFRLRSSAYEALNEIVRVSNIDETSSIIGQLLQEVMRRLNLTFDLEIFSPGDKENQSDLQALLCGVLQVIVPKLSNSDAESIITQNADRLMFLFLRVFACHGSTVHEEAMLAIGVLADAIGPDFVKYMPEFFKYLEAGLQNHEEYQVCSISVGVVGDICRTLEDKVLPFCDGIMTVLLKDLSNPMLNRSVKPPIFSCFGDIALAIGENFEKYLPYAMPMLQGAAELLVVLDQSDDDMVHYGNQLRRGIFEAYSGILQGIKGPKAQLMVPYATHLLQFTEAVYKDGSRDESVTKAAVAVLGDLADTLGPISKDLFRNHLFHVEFFRECLDSDEEVREAASWAQGMINQAVVA from the exons ATGGATATCACTCAGATTCTCCTAGCTGCGCAATCTCCGGACGGTAACCTTCGGTCGGTAGCAGAAAGCAGCCTTAAGCTGTTTCAGGAGCAGAATCTTCCCAGGTTCCTGCTGTCCTTATCAGTGGAGCTCTCGAATGACGGAAGGCCGCCAGAGTCTAGAAGACTTGCTGGCATTATCCTTAAGAATACGTTGGATGCTAAGGATTGTTCAAGGAAGGAGCTACTTGGTCAGCAATGGGTCAGCCTGGACCTGTCGATCAAATCGAGGATCAAGGAATCGTTGCTGCTAACGCTAGGTTCTTCGGTGCCTGATGCAAGGCAGGCCTCATCACAGGTTATTGCAAAGGTTGCGTCCATTGAGATGCCCCGTCGTGAATGGCCAGACCTCATTGCCAAGTTATTGGGAAACATGACGCAACAGGGTGCATCTGCGCCACTGAAGCAAGCAACTCTAGAGGCATTGGGGTATGTCTGTGAGGAGATTTCTCCTGAGCACTTGGAGCAGGATCAAGTCAATGCTGTTCTGACTGCTGTGGTCCAGGGAATGAACCAGGCAGAGCTAAGTGTTGAAGTGCGTCTTGCAGCAGTTAAAGCTCTATATAACGCTCTTTATTTTGCTGATAGCAACTTTGCAAATGATATGGAGAGGAACTATATAATGAAGGTAATTTGTGAGACTGCTGTATCTAATGAAGTGGAGATCAGACAGGCAGCTTTTGAATGCCTTGTTGCAATTGCATCCATATATTATATGCACTTGGAACCTTATATGCAAACTGTATTTAACCTGACGTCTAACGCTGTCAAAGGAGATGAAGAATCAGTTGCACTTCAAGCTATTGAGTTCTGGAGCACAGTTTGTGATGAAGAGATTCAACTCCAAGAAGAATATGAGGGATATGACAATGCTGACTCTAGTGCAAATTTTCGCTTTATAGAAAAGGCACTCCCTTCACTTGTTCCAATGCTGCTCGAAACTCTGTTGAAGCAAGAGGAAGATCAAGAGCAAGATGATAATGTCTGGAACATTTCCATGAGTAGCGGGACGTGCCTTGGACTAATCGCTAAAGCTGTTGGTGATGCGATTGTCCCTCTTGTCATGCCATTTGTTGAGGCTAACATCACAAATCCAGATTGGCATTGTCGTGAGGCAGCTACTTTTGCATTTGGTTCTATCCTTGACGGTCCTTCTCTTCCGAAACTTGCTCCACTGGTACATGCTGGACTTGATTTCTTGCTCAATGCAATGAAAGATCCCAACAGCCAGGTAAAAGACACCACTGCATGGACTCTTGGGCGTGTGTTTGAATTTTTGCATTCTCCAACCAGTGTGAATCCAATTGTAACAAGTGGAAACCTTACGCGTATCATGACAGTGTTGCTCGAGAGTAGTAAGGATGCTCCAAATGTGGCTGAGAAAGTCTGTGGAGCTATATACTTTCTTGCCCAAGGTTATGAAAATACAGCAGATTCAATCTCTTCTGTGCTTACACCTTATCTTCCTAGTGTCATTACCACTCTCCTTTCTGCTCCAGACTGTGCTGACGCAACCCATTTTAGGCTTCGTTCATCTGCTTATGAAGCATTGAATGAGATTGTGAGAGTCAGCAACATAGATGAAACTTCAAGCATTATAGGCCAGTTATTGCAGGAGGTCATGAGAAGATTGAACTTGACATTTGATCTCGAAATATTTTCACCAGGCGACAAGGAGAACCAGAGTGACCTGCAGGCTTTGCTGTGCGGTGTACTACAGGTTATCGTCCCGAAACTGAGCAACTCAGATGCGGAATCCATTATCACCCAGAATGCTGATCGGTTGATGTTTCTGTTTCTCCGTGTCTTTGCTTGCCACGGTTCTACTGTACATGAAGAAGCAATGCTTGCTATTGGTGTTCTTGCGGATGCTATCGGTCCAGATTTTGTAAAATACATGCCGGAGTTTTTCAAGTACCTTGAAGCAGGCTTGCAGAATCATGAAGAATACCAAGTATGCTCCATTTCTGTTGGAGTGGTGGGTGACATTTGCCGTACACTAGAAGATAAAGTGTTGCCATTCTGTGATGGAATTATGACTGTTCTCCTCAAGGATCTTTCAAATCCAATGCTCAACCGGTCTGTCAAACCTCCCATTTTCTCATGCTTTGGAGACATTGCTCTTGCTATCGGCGAGAATTTTGAGAAATACCTGCCATATGCCATGCCAATGCTTCAAGGAGCTGCTGAGCTTCTTGTTGTTTTAGATCAAAGTGACGATGATATGGTTCACTATGGTAATCAGCTCAGACGGGGAATATTTGAGGCTTACTCTGGCATATTACAGGGTATAAAAGGTCCAAAAGCTCAGCTGATGGTACCTTATGCAACCCACCTATTGCAGTTCACTGAAGCTGTCTACAAGGATGGGAGCAG GGATGAGAGTGTGACAAAGGCTGCAGTTGCAGTCCTTGGTGATCTCGCGGATACACTTGGCCCAATATCAAAAGATCTGTTCAGGAACCACCTCTTCCATGTTGAATTCTTTAGGGAGTGCCTTGATTCGGACGAAGAAGTCAGGGAGGCTGCATCGTGGGCGCAGGGAATGATAAACCAAGCAGTGGTTGCTTAA